Genomic DNA from Halobaculum sp. CBA1158:
GCGGTACGACCCCCCGGAACTTCCGCACCGCCACCGCGACAGCAACGCTACCGTCACCGCGACAGCAACGCTACCGCCACCGCGACAGCAACGCTACCGCCACCGCGACAGCAACGCTACCGCCACCGCGACAGCAACGCTACCGCCACCGCGACAGCAACGCTACCGCCACCGCGACAGCAACGCTACCGCCACCGCGACAGCAACGCTACCGTCACCGCGACAGCAACGCTACCGCCACCGCGACAGCAACGCTACCGCCACCGCGACAGCAACGCTACCGCCACCGCGACAGCAACGCTACCGCCACCGCGACAGCAACGCTACCGCCACCGCGACAGCAACGCTACCGCCACCGCGACAGCAACGCTACCGCCACCGCGACAGCAACGCTACCGCCACCGCGACAGCAACGCTACCGCCACCGCGACAGCAACGCTACCGCCACCGCGACAGCAACGCTACCGCCACCGCGACGGCGCGGCCACGTTCACGGGCCCGCCGCGGGCGAGGGGAGACGACCCGCGCTCGTAACCCATCCTTCATACTCCGTCCGCTCCGAGTGCCGCCAATGAGCACGGAGACGAGTCAGGCCGACATCTCCAGGCGGCGGGCGTGGGTGATGGCCGCGCGGCCTCAGACCATGCCGGCGGCGCTGGCTCCCGTCCTCGTCGGCACGGGGCTGGCCGTCCGCGACAGCGTGTTCGCGCCCCTGCCGGCGCTGGTGGCGCTGGTGGGCGCAGCGCTGATCCAGATCGGGACGAACTTCGCGAACGACTACTACGACGCCGAGCAAGGCGCTGACACCGAGGACCGCGAGGGATTCACCCGCGTCACGGCGGGCGGGCTCATCGAGCCCGCGGCGGTGAAGCGCGCGATGTGGCTCACGTTCCTCGCGGCCATCCTCGTGGGCGCGTACCTCGTCGCCGTCGCCGGGCTGCCGATCCTGATCGTCGGGCTCGTCTCGGTGGCGATGGGCGTCGCCTACACCGGCGGTCCGTACCCCCTCGCGTACCACGGCCTCGGCGACGTGTTCGTCTTCCTGTTCTTCGGGCTCGTCGCCGTCACGGGCACCTACTACGTGCAGGCGGCGGCGACGGTAGGGGTCGCGTTCGGCACGCTCGTTCCCGGTCCGGACCTCGTCCCGCTCGCGGCCGTCGTCGCCGCCCTTCCGGTGGCGGCCATCGCGACGGACATCCTCGTCGTCAACAACCTCCGCGACCGCGAGGAGGACGCCGCGACCGGCAAGAACACCCTCACGGTCCGCTTCGGCTACGGCTTCTCGCGGGCGCAGTTCGTCCTCCTGCTCGGGATGGCGTACGCGATCCCGCCGGTGTTCTTCGCGTCGACGGGCGATCCCACGGTCCTGCTCCCCCTCCTGACGCTCCCGCTTGCGGTGCCGCTGACGCGGACCGTCCTCACGGAGACCGCCGGCGACGCGCTGAACCCGGCGCTTGAACGGTGCGGAAAGCTCCACGCCGCGTTCGCGGCGCTGTTCGCCGTCGGACTGGCGCTGTGACGGTCCGCGCGCTCCGGGAGTTCGCGCTCGAACTCGCCGCGCCGCTGTCGACGGCCCGCGGCGACATCGAGCGACGCGAGGGGCTGCTCGTCCGGGTCGACCTCGCCGGCACGCCGGGTGTCGGCGAGGCCGCGCCGCTGCCGGGGTGGACCGAGTCGCTCGCCGACTGCCGGCGCGCCCTCGAACGCGCCCGCGACGAGGGGACCCCACCGGGCTCCGATTCGCCCGCCGCGCGCCACGCCGTCGCGCTCGCGTACCGCGACGCGTTCGCCCGCCGGCGCGGGGAGTCGCTCGCGGCGTCGCTGACGCGGGCGGGCGAGGACGACCGGGAGCCGGCGGCGTCGGTCCCGGTCAACGGCACCGTCGGCGACGCCGACCGCGACGAGGCGGTCGCCGCCGCCCGGGAGGCGGTGACGGCCGGCCACCGGTGCGTGAAACTGAAGGTCGGCGCGCGGTCGCTGGAGGCGGACCTCGCGCGGGTCCGGGCGGTCGCCGACGCCGTCGGGGCGGGAGCCGACGGGACCGATCCGGCCGCCGATCGTGATGGGACCGACGGGACCGACGGCACCGGCGGCGTCGCGCTCCGGGTCGACGCCAACGGCGCGTGGGACCGGCCGACCGCCCGGGAGGCGGTGTCGGCGCTGGCGGGCGTCGTCGAGTACGTCGAACAGCCGTTGCCCGCCGGCGACCTCGCGGGACACGCGTCCCTGCGGGGCGTCGGCGCGCCCGTCGCGCTCGACGAGTCGCTGACGCGCCACGGCGTCGGCGACGTGCTCGCGGCCGGTGCCGCCGACGCGGTCGTCCTGAAGCCGATGGCGCTCGGGGGACCGTCCCGGGCGCTCGCGGCGGGCCGGGCGGCGGCCCACGCCGGCGTCGCGCCCGTCGTCACCACCACCGTCGACGCCGCGGTCGCGCGAACCGCGGCCGTTCACGTCGCCGCCGCGCTCCCCCGCGGAGCCGCCCGCGCGCACGGCCTCGCCACCGGCGACCTGCTCGCGCTCGACCTCGCCGGCGACGACCCCGCCCCGGTCGCGGACGGTCGGATCGCCGTGCCGTCCGGGCCGGGTCTCGCCGGCGACGCGTTCGACGACCTGTTCGCGGACGGGACGTGAGCGCCGCCGGCCCGTCGCCCCTCGACGACCGCTCCCGCTCGACGACCGCTCCCGCTCGACGACCGCTCCCGCTCGACGACCGTTACCCCTCGGCGACCTCGATCACGCCCTTCATGCCGAGATTCTGGTGGGGCGTGCAGTAGTACCTCGTGACGCCGGAGTCGGTGAACTTCCGAGAGAACGTCGCTCCCTCGGAAGCGTAGTAGTCGCTCTCGAAGTCGCCGCCGTCGGCGACGACGTTGTGGCGGTTCCCCATGCCCGTCCACTCCCAGACGACCGTCGTGTCCGGAGAGACGCGGACCGCCGGCGGATCGAACGCGTAGCCGCTGCCGCCGGCCCCGACGACGACGGTCACCTCCTCGGCTCCCCTCTCGTCGGCGACGGAGCCGTCGAACCCCCGGGCGTCCGAGAGCCACCCGTCGTACGGTTCGGACTCGCCGTCTCCGTCGGCGTCCGTGTCGTCGCCGCCCGCACCGCCACCCCCGCCGCCGGAACAGCCCGCAAGCGCCGCGACCGTGGCGGCCGCGACTGCCGTGGTAACCCGTCGGCGCGTCGTCGCCCCGCCGGCGTCCGCCGGCGACTCGGTGGGATCGCTCATGTCGACACGAAGGGATGGGTGTGGTTTTACGGCACCGACTTCCGCGCCGGAACCGCGCCAGAACTACGCCGGAACCGCACCGGAACCGCGCCGGCGACTCGGCGAACCTACGTGAACGACCGGGAAAGACTTTAGCCGGGACCGGTCGACTCAACACCGTATGACGAACCTCGTCACGAACGTCGGTTCGACGGTAGAGGAACACCCCGAGGAGACGGCGGTGTCCTACGACGGCACGGACATCTCCTATCGGGAGCTGTGGGGCCAGACCGGGGCGTTCGCCGCCGGGCTGGCGGACGCGGGCGTGGCGACCGGCGGGCGCGTCGGGATCTACCTCCCGAACCTCCCGCAGTTCGTGATCGGCTTCCACGGGACGCTGCGGGCCGGAGGCGTCGTCGTCCCGATGAACCCCCAGTACAAGGCCCGCGAGATCGAGCACATGCTCACCGACTCGGAGGCGGAGGTGGTCGTCACCCTGCCGGACCTGGCCGAGCACGTCGCGGAGGTGCGCGAGGAGACGGACGTTCACACCGTCGTCACGATCGGCCAGGCGGTCGAGGGAACCGTCTCCTTCGAGGAGTTCTGCGGTCCGCCCGAGTACGACACCGTCGACCGCGCGGACGACGACGTGGCCTGCCAGCCGTACACCTCGGGGACGACCGGTACCCCGAAGGGCGTCCTGTTGACCCACGACAACCTCGCGTCGAACGCGGAGATGTCGGCCTCGCTCATGCCCGGCGGGATCACCACAGACGACAAGCAGCTGGGCGTGCTCCCGCTGTTCCACATCTACGGCATGACCGTCGTGATGAACGCGACGCTGTTCGACGGCGGGGGCTACTACCCGCTGCCCGCGTGGGACGCCCAGGAGGCGTTCGATCTGATCGAGACCGAGGAGCTGACGATCATGCACGGGGTGCCCGCGATGTACAACGACGCGATCAACCAGCCCGACGCCGCCGAGCGCGACCTCTCCAGCCTCCGGCTGTGCGGCGTCGGCGGCTCCGGCATCCCCGTCGAGGTGCTCCGGCGCTTCGAGGAGCTGTTCGACGCGACGGTCTACGAGGGGTACGGCCTCACCGAGACCAGCCCGGTGACGCACTTCAACACGCCCGAGAAGGGTCGCCGGGTCGGCTCGATCGGCAAGACGCTTCCCGGCGTCTCGTCGATGATCGTCGACGACGACTTCGAGGAGGTCGCACCGGTCGAGGAGGGACCGGTCGACGAGGAGGAGACGAGCCTTGACGACATCACCGGGGAGGTCGTCGTCAGCGGCCCGAACGTGATGAAGGGGTATCACGACCGCCCCGAGGCGAACGAGGAGGTCTTCACCGAACACGGCGGGAAGCGGTGGTTCCACACCGGCGACATCGGCTATCACGACGCGGACGGCTACTTCTACATCGTCGACCGCGAGAAGCACATGATCAACACCGCCGGGTACAACGTCTACCCGCGCGAGGTCGAGGAGTTGCTCTTCGAACACGAGGCCGTCGCCGACGCCGCCGTCGTCGGCATCCCGGACGACCGCCGGGGGGAGACTGTGAAGGCGTTCATCGTGCCCAAGCCGGGCGCGGACGTGACGCCCGACGAGATCAGGCAGTTCTGCCTCGACAACCTCGCGGAGTACAAACACCCCCGCGAGGTCGAGTTCGTCGAGGAGCTCCCGCGGACGACGACCGGAAAGGTCCAGAAGTTCGAGCTTCGGGGGGAGTAGCGGCCCACTCGAGGCTCGAGGCGCTCGCGTCGCCGCCGGCGACGTGACGGGGGAAACGGCCATACCCCGGGGCTCCGTTACACCGCCATGGCAGACGTAACGGAGTTCTCCGACGGCGTCGTGCGGCTCGAACGCGACGACGGCATCGCCCGGATCGTCCTCGCGGACCCCGACCGGCGCAACGCGCTGTCGACGGCGATGACCGACGGGATCGGGGCCGCCCTCGACCACCTGGAAGGCGGCGACGCCCGGTGTGTGGTGGTCGCGGGCGAGGGTCCCGCCTTCTGCGCCGGCGGCGACGTCGACTCGATGCTGGAGCGCCAGGAGTCGGACGCGCCGACCGACGACGCCGTCCGCCACATCGTCCAGGAGATCGGTCGGTGCGTGAAGCGCGTGTACGAGTGCGAGTTCCCGACGGTCGCGCGCATCGAGGGACCGGCTTTCGGCGCGGGCGCGAACCTCGCCGTCGCCTGCGACGTGACCGCGATGCACGAGGACGCCCGGATCGGCTTCGGCTTCCGAGAGGTCGGGCTCGCGGTCGACTCCGGTACCTCGTATCTCCTGCCGCGACTCGTCGGCGAGAACGTCGCCAAGGAGCTCGTGTACACCGGCGAGCTCCTGACGGCCGAGCGCGCCGAGGAGTTGGGCGTCGTGAACCACGCCGTCGCGGACGACGAGTTCGAGGGGCGGTTCTCGATGCTCGTCGACCGGATCGCCTCGGGGCCGACGGTCGCGCTCAGGACGTCCAAGCGACTCCTGCGCTCGGAGTTCGCGACGCTCGGGGAGGCGATCGAACACGAGGCGGGCGCGCAGGCGGCCGTCCTCGAGTCGGACGACCACGCGGAGGGGGTGGCGGCGTTCACCGAGGACCGGTCGCCGGCGTTCGAGGGGAGATAGACCGGAGCCGTCGCCGGTGTGGCCGGGCTGCCCGCGTCGCCGTCGGGGGCGTCACCCGCGGAGCGAAACGTAGAAGGGAGAACCCGAGAACCGTGGGTGCATGACCGAGTACACGGTGGAGTTCGTCGGCACCGGCGACGAGATCACGGTGTCGGACAAACAGACCATCCTGAACGCCTGCATCGAGGAGGGGATCGCCCAGGAGTACTCCTGCCGCGTCGGGATGTGTCTGGCCTGTACCGCCGAGATCGTCGAGGGCGAGGTGGCCCAACAGGCCGCCGTCGCCCGCGCGCTCACCGAGGAGGAGGCGGAGGACTACGCGCTCACCTGCATGGCGCGCGCGCAGTCGGACCTGAAGCTCGACCGCGGGAAGTACCCCCCGAGCATCGAGGACGAGGCCGCCGCGAGCGGCGACGCCACCGGGGCTGCGGCCGACGACGACTGATCGGCGACCAGCCTCATCCGTCCCACGAACGCAGCGAACGCCGTGAGCGTCGGATCGGCCGCGAGCGATCGGGTCTCTCGCCGCAAACGTTTCAACGGACACGGGCGAACCGGGGGTCGTGAATCGAACGGGGGCGATCCGAGCCCTCCCGGCGCTCCTGACCGGATCGGTCCTCGCGCTCGCCGCCGCCCACGTGGTGTTCGACGACGACCGACTCGTCATCGACCTCGCCGAGGCGTCGATCCTCGTGGTGTTCGCCGTGGCGCTGGGGTTCGTCGCGGTCCGGGTGGCTCGCGACCGGTTCGCGCCCGACCGCGTGAGCCGGGTCGTGCTCACGGGACTGGGATCGGGAATCGTCGTCGGCGCGCTCGCGGCGCTGTATCTCGCCACGCGGATCGCCGACGGCGATCCCACCACCGAGCCGATGATCGTCCTCTCGATCGGGTGGAGTCTCGGTGTCAGCGCCGGCGCGCTCGTCGGCTACTACGTCGAACGGGTTCGCCGCGAGCGCGCCGAGCAGGCGCGGTTGACCGGGCGACTCACCGTCCTCCAGCGGGTGCTCCGGCACAACATCCGCAACGAGGTCGCGATCATTCGCGGGATCGCCGCCACCGCCGCCGAGTCGACCGACGACGAGGCGCTCACGGGGAGGCTGCGGACGATGACCGACCACGTCGACCGAGTCCACGGCCTCTCCGAGAAGGCGAACACGCTGACGGAGCTGTGGAACGACGACGAGACCGTCGAGGCCGACCTCGCGGCCACCGTGCGCGCGGAGGTGTCGCGCTTTCGCGAGACCCACCCCGGAGTCGACGTGACCCTCTCGACGCCAGAGACCGCCCCGGCGACGGCACATCCCTCTGCGGCGCTCGCTGTGCGCGAGGCGCTCGACAACGCCGCCACACACAACGACGCCGGCGAACTCGCGGTCGACGCGTCAGTCTCTACCGGCTCCGAGTGGGTGACCGTCGAGGTCGCCGACGACGGGTCGAGCGTCCCCGAGGAGGACCTGGCGGCGCTTGCGGCCTCCAGGGAGTTCCCGCTTCAGCACGTCACCGGGCTCGGCCTGTGGGTGATATTCTGGGTCGTCGAGCTGTCCGGGGGACGGTTGGACATCGACAACGTCGACCCGGCCGGCGTCCGGGTCCGGATGCGATTCCGGCCGGTCGACGTCGCGACCCGGTCGTGAGCCGTCGCCGTTTGGCGGAGCCTCAGCGGTTCGCCTCCATCCACTCGACGGCGAAGTCGACCAGCGGTCGCATGCGACAGACGACGGCCTCGGCGTCGCCGACGCGTCCGCGCCACACCCGGTCGGGATCGGCCGCCTCGAACGCGGCCTCGACGTCGCGGAAGTCGTCGCGGGAGGTCGGCTCCTCGAAGGTCACCCACCGCGGCTCGCCGTCGACCAGCGCCCGCCCGCCGCTCCGTTCGGGCGGGTCGTCGAGGTCGGCTCGATACTCCGCGAGATGGAGGGAGGTGTTCGCGTCGACGCCGATCCGGACGATCAGCGCGTCTCGCTCGTACAGCCGCGCGAGCGGCGATTCCTCCCCCATCGGGGAGTCGTACGCGTGGTCCGCGACCACAGCCTCGGCCGCCGCACCCCACGCCGAGAACGACGTGGTCGGGTGGCGGCTCCGGACGGCGTCCGGGTAGGTCCGCAGGCACTCGGGGATCGCTCCCATCCCCCGCGACGGCGTCACCGCCGGTCGGTAGGGGGCCGCCTCTGCGCGGATCGTCTCGACCCAGTCGTCGGGGACCGACGGGTTCTCCCACGCCGTCGGCTCGGACAACTGCGTCGAGTGGGTCGGCACCGCGACCGTCCCGGCAGCCGTCACCGCCTCGAGCAGACCGTCGACCGCTGTCGGCGCGCCGCCGGCGACCCACCCCATCGCCGACAGCGACGAGTGCACAAGGGCGGTCTCGCCGGCGTCGACGCCCAGGTCGCGCAGGTCGGCACGGATCCGGTCGGCCGTCAGCGGCTCGTCGGTGCGCTCGACGACGTCGTGTTCGCCCATGCGACGGCGGCGGGTGCCTCGGATAAAACCCCTCGGACGGTGAGTCACTCGATCGCACAGTTGTTCGGGCCCAGCTCCGCCTCGAACGCCGTCTCGTCGTCCATCGTCGCGGTCCCGAGGTTAGCGGCGACGATCCGCTCGTGGTTCGCGGGCCGCGGCGGCAGCGACGAGGCGACCCGGTCGAGGAACGACTCGCGATCGAGCGCGAGCACGTCGAGGTCGCGAACCGCCGACAACGGGGCCGCGTAGACCGCCGGCCGTCCGTCGAGGCCTCCGGCGTCGGCGACGTCCGCAACGTGGCCGGGCGCGAGGATCGTGTCGTCGGGGAGCGCGAGCAGTCGGTCGTGGAGCGTCTCGTAGGCCCGCTCGGCCAGCCCGCGCGCACCGGACTCGCCCGCCTCCAGGTCGGGCCGGCCGACGCTCCCGAGGAACAGCGCGTCTCCGGAGAACAGCACGCTCGGGGCGTCGCCGGCGCGGTCGAGTCGAAGGCAGATCTGCTCGCTCGTGTGTCCCGGCGCGTCGACCGCGGTCAGCGTCGCGTCGCCGACGCGGATCTCGTCGCCGTCGGCGACGAGGTCGGCCGCGAACGCGAGGCCGCGCTCGCGCGCCCCCGCCGGCACGGTCGCGCGTGCGCCGGCCGCGTCCGCGACCGCACGGACGCCCGAGACGTGGTCGGCGTGGACGTGGGTGTCGACGGCGCGAACGATGGTCGCGTCGCGGGCGGCCGCGTCGGCGACGTACCGGTCGGCGAACGCCCGGAGGGGATCGATCACGACCGCGTCGTCGCCGGCGACGACCAGGTACGCGAGACAGCCGGAGGAGGGGCGCTGGTACTGGATCACCGCCAGGTCGTCGTCGTCGACGACCGGCTCGGCGAGGTACGTCTCGGCCCACGCGTCCATGCCGCCCGCGAGGTTCACAGCGTCGACGCCGGCGGCCGCGAGGTCGCTGGCCACCTCGGCGCTGGCCGCGCCGCGGCCGCAGACGACGACGATCGGCTCCGAGAGGTCGTCGGGCAATGGGTCGGTCGCGTCGCCGGTCGCCCCGGCGGCGACGAACTTCACGTGCGGCACCTGTCGGGCGGTCACGCGCCGCCCGTCGACGTGCCACGACTCGAACTCCGGGCGGTCGCGCACGTCCAGCACCGACGCGGCGTCGCCGGCGCGGAGGCGACGCGCGAGCGCCTCGGGGGCCAGTTCTCCCCCCGGCTCGACCCCGTCGAACGCGGGGGGAGCGTCGCCGGTGAGGTCGCCGCCGGGGTCGCCACCGGCGGAGTCGTCGCCGGTAGCGTCGCCTGCGCGGTCGCTCATCGAACTACCTCACTCCCGCGGCTCGAAGGCGTGTCTGACGACCTCGCTGTCGTCGTCCCACTCGAACTCGTCGTGGACGTGCTCCAGTCGGCGCTTGTACGCCTCGAGGTCCTCGGAGCCCTCAGCGCGGGCGTCCTCGTCGGTGAGGTCGCCGAGGGTTCGGCGCTCGATCGCCGTCACCTCGAACGTCGTGCCGTCGATCTCGAAGGTGTCGCCCGCCTCGGCGTAGGCGTGTCCGCGGTGCAGTTGCGTCACCTCGCCCGCGGCGGCCAGCTGCTGGACGTGGTCGTTCGGAAGGATCTCGCCGGCGTCGATGTGTGCCATGGGAGATCGATGGTGTCGCTCGGGGGAAACGTTAACGCCGCCGTGACCGACCGTCGAGTATGGACGGCGAGGCCTTCCGCGAGCGCGTCGAGTCGGCGAAGTCGACCGAGTTGGAGCGACTCGGCTCGAACAAGCTGCTCATCGCGCTCACGGACGCGACGCTGGAGCCCGAGGCCGTGTTGCGGGCGGTCGCCGACTCCGAACACGCCGCGCACGTCACCTTCTCGCAGTGGGCCGACGACGCGACCGAGGCCGGCGGGGAGAACGGCGCGGACGGCGGCGGCGACGCCGCCGCGGAGCTGTTCGGGTGGCTCGCCGACCGCGAGCGCGACCACCGCGAGCGCGTGCTCGACTCGCTGTCGGACCTCGGGGTCGAGCACGATCCGGCCGACGGCGGCACCATGCACGAGTACCTCCGCGCGCGGGAGGATCCGGTAGAACGGATCGCCGCCGGCACGGTCGGCCGCGGGCTCGTCAGCGACCGCTCGCACCTCCAGATCGTCTCCCTGTTCGTCAACGAGGGCGACGAGGCGCGCGCGGACCTCTTTCGCGACCTGCGCGCCGAGACCGAGGAGGAACTGGAGCGCGGACTGGCGCTGCTGGAGGACCTGTGCGGAGACGAGGACGGCGACGACTGGGAGCGCGCCCGGATGGTCGCGGAGTACGTCGTGCAGGTCGCCTACGACGACTACGCCGACGCGCTGACCGGGATGGGGATCGACGTGAAACCGGTGTGTTGAGCGCCGACGCCGACGAGACGCTGGAGGACATCACCGGGGTCGAGATCGCCTCACGGACGGCGACCGTCGCAGCCGGGTGGATCGACCGGTAGACCACCGTGCTGCACGTGACGTTCCGGTTCCAGCGGTGACGGGGCGGGAGCGCTGACACGCCGGTTCCGATCGCTCCCGCCTCGCCGCTTCGAATCTCGAAACCGCGTCGCCCGCGCGGTGCACCTCCGTGCAAAACCGCATGACTGCGGCCGGATAGCCGAGGCGAGCGATTGAAGGGAGGCGGCGACGGCGTATTCGGTGATGCGACACGACCACCTCCTCTCGGCGGGCCAGCTCACCCGGGAGGACATCGAGGCCGTCCTGGACCGAGCGGCCGACCTCGCGGACGACCCGGGCGCGGTCGGCGACCGCCACGCCGACCAGTTGCTCGCGCTGTGCTTCTTCGAGCCGAGCACGCGCACGAAGATGTCGTTCGACACCGCGATGAAGCGGATCGGCGGCGACACCGTCGACATGGGCACCGTCGAGTCGTCGTCGGTGAAGAAGGGCGAGTCGCTGGCGGACACGATGCGCGTCGTCGAGGGGTACGCCGACGGGATCGTCCTCCGGCACCCCAGCGAGGGCGCGGCCAAGCTCGCCTCCCAGTTCGTCGACGTGCCCGTCGTCAACGCCGGCGACGGGGCCGGACAGCACCCCAGTCAGACCCTGTTGGACCTGTACACGATGCGCGAACGCGCCGGCCTCGACGACCTCACCGTCGGGATCATGGGCGACCTGAAGTACGGGCGGACGGTCCACTCGCTGGCGTCGGCGCTCACCAACTTCGACGCGCGGATGCACTTCGTCAGCCCCGAGTCGCTGCGGCTGCCCCGCGGGGTCCAGTTCGACCTCCACGACGCCGGGGCCCGACTCAGGGAACACACCGACCTCGACGAGGTGCTCGGGGAACTGGACGTGCTGTACGTCACGCGGATCCAGCGCGAGCGCTTCCCGGACGAGAACGAGTACCAGCAGGTCGCCGGCGAGTACCAGATCGACGCCGAGACGCTCGAGCGCGCCCGCGACGACCTCACCGTGATGCACCCGCTGCCGCGGGTCGACGAGATCGCTCCGGACGTGGACGCGACCGAACACGCCGCCTACTTCGCGCAGGCGCACAACGGCGTTCCCGTGCGGATGGCGCTGCTCGACGAACTGCTCGGCGGTGATCACGGCGACGGCGACAGCGACCGCTACGGCGACGGCGACAGCGACAGCGACCGCTACGGCGACGGCGACAGCGACAGCGACCGCTACGGCGACGACGAGGACGACGGTCCCGCCGCGGCCGACGGAGGTGAGTCGCGATGAGCGACGCCCCCGACCGGGAGCTTCGCGTCTCGAAGATCCGCGACGGCACGGTCATCGACCACGTCGCCGGCGGGCAGGCCCTGAACGTCCTCGCGGTGCTCGGGATCGACGGCGACGAGGGACTGGGCGTCTCCATCGGCATGAACGTCCCCTCGGACAAACTCGGTAAGAAGGACGTGGTGAAAGTCGAGGGGCGCGAACTGAGCCAGGGAGAGGTCGACATCATCTCGCTGCTCGCGCCGGAGGCGACCGTCAACATCGTTCGGGAGTTCGCGGTGGTCGAGAAGAACCGCGTCGAGCGTCCCGAGCGCGTCGTCGGCCTGCTTGAGTGCCCCAACCACAACTGCATCACGAACGCCGACGAGCCCGTCGAGTCCGCCTTCGAGGTCGTCGAGGACGGCGTCCGCTGCGAGTTCTGCGGAGAGATCGTCCGCGAGGACATCGGCGACCACCTCGCGGTCCACTAACGTCGAGACCGATCGGAGCGACCGACCGGCTTCCGCCGGTGGGTCCCCCGCGGTCGGAAACGATTAGTGCCCGCCCGGAGAACGGACGCCCATGTCCGGAAAGTCCAAGCTGGTCGTGTTGTTCGGCGTCGTCGTCCTCCTGTACGTGCTGTTCAGCTCCGACACCGAACCGGTCGAGGTCGAAGTCGAGAGCGAGGAGTAGCGACCCCCTCCCCCGCTCGCCGGTATCGCCCGTCCGACCGCCCCGCGACCGTTTCTTCGAAACACGTACCCACACGAGCGACCAAGCACGGCCATGACCGCGTACGGCGTCGTCACGCGCAACGCCGAGGAGGTGGAGTGGACCGAGTTCGATCTGGGCTTCTACGAGGTGAAGGACGTGACCGGTCGCTCGGCGGAACCGCTCGCGACGGCCGTGAACATGGTGTCGTGTTTCGGCGACACCGCCGCCGCCGAGTCGAACCCCGATCTCGTCCCGGTCGACGGCGAGGGTCGCCCCGCCACCCGCGACCGCACCTACTTCGACTGGGCCTACATCTGTCCCACCCACGAGGAGTACCGCCGCGGGCTGCTGGAGATCGTCGACGACTGCGCGGCCGTCAACGGGGACGTTCGCCTCGACGACGTGGGGTTCCCTCGACAGGGCTACTGCCGGTGTGACCGGTGTGAACGACGGTTCGGAGACAGCGATCACGACGACTGGGAGGCGTGGC
This window encodes:
- a CDS encoding 1,4-dihydroxy-2-naphthoate polyprenyltransferase, coding for MSTETSQADISRRRAWVMAARPQTMPAALAPVLVGTGLAVRDSVFAPLPALVALVGAALIQIGTNFANDYYDAEQGADTEDREGFTRVTAGGLIEPAAVKRAMWLTFLAAILVGAYLVAVAGLPILIVGLVSVAMGVAYTGGPYPLAYHGLGDVFVFLFFGLVAVTGTYYVQAAATVGVAFGTLVPGPDLVPLAAVVAALPVAAIATDILVVNNLRDREEDAATGKNTLTVRFGYGFSRAQFVLLLGMAYAIPPVFFASTGDPTVLLPLLTLPLAVPLTRTVLTETAGDALNPALERCGKLHAAFAALFAVGLAL
- a CDS encoding enolase C-terminal domain-like protein, which gives rise to MTVRALREFALELAAPLSTARGDIERREGLLVRVDLAGTPGVGEAAPLPGWTESLADCRRALERARDEGTPPGSDSPAARHAVALAYRDAFARRRGESLAASLTRAGEDDREPAASVPVNGTVGDADRDEAVAAAREAVTAGHRCVKLKVGARSLEADLARVRAVADAVGAGADGTDPAADRDGTDGTDGTGGVALRVDANGAWDRPTAREAVSALAGVVEYVEQPLPAGDLAGHASLRGVGAPVALDESLTRHGVGDVLAAGAADAVVLKPMALGGPSRALAAGRAAAHAGVAPVVTTTVDAAVARTAAVHVAAALPRGAARAHGLATGDLLALDLAGDDPAPVADGRIAVPSGPGLAGDAFDDLFADGT
- a CDS encoding halocyanin domain-containing protein, yielding MSDPTESPADAGGATTRRRVTTAVAAATVAALAGCSGGGGGGAGGDDTDADGDGESEPYDGWLSDARGFDGSVADERGAEEVTVVVGAGGSGYAFDPPAVRVSPDTTVVWEWTGMGNRHNVVADGGDFESDYYASEGATFSRKFTDSGVTRYYCTPHQNLGMKGVIEVAEG
- a CDS encoding long-chain fatty acid--CoA ligase translates to MTNLVTNVGSTVEEHPEETAVSYDGTDISYRELWGQTGAFAAGLADAGVATGGRVGIYLPNLPQFVIGFHGTLRAGGVVVPMNPQYKAREIEHMLTDSEAEVVVTLPDLAEHVAEVREETDVHTVVTIGQAVEGTVSFEEFCGPPEYDTVDRADDDVACQPYTSGTTGTPKGVLLTHDNLASNAEMSASLMPGGITTDDKQLGVLPLFHIYGMTVVMNATLFDGGGYYPLPAWDAQEAFDLIETEELTIMHGVPAMYNDAINQPDAAERDLSSLRLCGVGGSGIPVEVLRRFEELFDATVYEGYGLTETSPVTHFNTPEKGRRVGSIGKTLPGVSSMIVDDDFEEVAPVEEGPVDEEETSLDDITGEVVVSGPNVMKGYHDRPEANEEVFTEHGGKRWFHTGDIGYHDADGYFYIVDREKHMINTAGYNVYPREVEELLFEHEAVADAAVVGIPDDRRGETVKAFIVPKPGADVTPDEIRQFCLDNLAEYKHPREVEFVEELPRTTTGKVQKFELRGE
- a CDS encoding enoyl-CoA hydratase-related protein; translated protein: MADVTEFSDGVVRLERDDGIARIVLADPDRRNALSTAMTDGIGAALDHLEGGDARCVVVAGEGPAFCAGGDVDSMLERQESDAPTDDAVRHIVQEIGRCVKRVYECEFPTVARIEGPAFGAGANLAVACDVTAMHEDARIGFGFREVGLAVDSGTSYLLPRLVGENVAKELVYTGELLTAERAEELGVVNHAVADDEFEGRFSMLVDRIASGPTVALRTSKRLLRSEFATLGEAIEHEAGAQAAVLESDDHAEGVAAFTEDRSPAFEGR
- a CDS encoding 2Fe-2S iron-sulfur cluster-binding protein, whose protein sequence is MTEYTVEFVGTGDEITVSDKQTILNACIEEGIAQEYSCRVGMCLACTAEIVEGEVAQQAAVARALTEEEAEDYALTCMARAQSDLKLDRGKYPPSIEDEAAASGDATGAAADDD
- a CDS encoding HAMP domain-containing sensor histidine kinase — protein: MNRTGAIRALPALLTGSVLALAAAHVVFDDDRLVIDLAEASILVVFAVALGFVAVRVARDRFAPDRVSRVVLTGLGSGIVVGALAALYLATRIADGDPTTEPMIVLSIGWSLGVSAGALVGYYVERVRRERAEQARLTGRLTVLQRVLRHNIRNEVAIIRGIAATAAESTDDEALTGRLRTMTDHVDRVHGLSEKANTLTELWNDDETVEADLAATVRAEVSRFRETHPGVDVTLSTPETAPATAHPSAALAVREALDNAATHNDAGELAVDASVSTGSEWVTVEVADDGSSVPEEDLAALAASREFPLQHVTGLGLWVIFWVVELSGGRLDIDNVDPAGVRVRMRFRPVDVATRS
- a CDS encoding AAC(3) family N-acetyltransferase translates to MGEHDVVERTDEPLTADRIRADLRDLGVDAGETALVHSSLSAMGWVAGGAPTAVDGLLEAVTAAGTVAVPTHSTQLSEPTAWENPSVPDDWVETIRAEAAPYRPAVTPSRGMGAIPECLRTYPDAVRSRHPTTSFSAWGAAAEAVVADHAYDSPMGEESPLARLYERDALIVRIGVDANTSLHLAEYRADLDDPPERSGGRALVDGEPRWVTFEEPTSRDDFRDVEAAFEAADPDRVWRGRVGDAEAVVCRMRPLVDFAVEWMEANR